A single Triticum dicoccoides isolate Atlit2015 ecotype Zavitan chromosome 2A, WEW_v2.0, whole genome shotgun sequence DNA region contains:
- the LOC119356612 gene encoding uncharacterized protein LOC119356612 has translation MAKRAHPPAKSTPRPSVRSPAAARVDRAARAFPGHGTNISIPLNSALKSGRRQTIKNATRLAVTSIPACPAQAKNPVPTSQEEGKAAAGSTMMWGVAAAVASAAAVAVASVAELLACDCAPTEPAAAVAVAVGRCDEFLLRQRESPASSGGSGSRDDKFAPRFDGLRFIETLVTAHR, from the exons ATGGCAAAGCGGGCCCATCCGCCAGCGAAATCCACACCCCGTCCGTCCGTCCGttctcccgccgccgcccgcgtcgaCCGCGCCGCGCGGGCCTTTCCCGGACACGGCACCAACATTTCAATCCCGTTAAATTCCGCGCTCAAGTCCGGCCGCAGACAGACTATAAAAAATGCTACGCGGCTAGCCGTCACCTCCATTCCAGCCTGCCCTGCCCAAGCAAAGAATCCCGTCCCCACCAGCCAGGAGGAGGGGAAAGCGGCTGCTGGATCGACGATGATGTggggcgtcgccgccgccgtcgcctccgcgGCCGCCGTCGCCGTGGCCTCCGTCGCCGAGCTCCTCGCCTGCGACTGCGCCCCCAcggagcccgccgccgccgtcgccgtcgccgtcggcaGATGCGACGAGTTCCTCCTCCGCCAGCGG GAATCCCCGGCGTCGAGCGGGGGGAGCGGCAGCCGGGACGACAAGTTCGCGCCGCGGTTCGACGGGCTGCGCTTCATCGAGACGCTCGTCACGGCGCACCGCTGA